Below is a window of Saccharomonospora viridis DSM 43017 DNA.
CAGCGGATGCGGTCATGGCGACGAGCGCCTGTGCCGTCGATCGCCACCGAGCGACCGGCGGCCAGGTTCTCGTGGGCCTGCCGTGCGACATAGGTGAAGGCAGCGGGGGTGGCTTTCTGATCGCCCTCGTGTTCCCCTCGGATCGCGCGGGCCTCGTCCAGCGACAGCACGGTGATCCCGTCGGCCACCAAGGCGCGGGACACCATGGATTTGCCCGAACCGGGGGCGCCGACCAAAACGGTGACCGTGGTAGTCGGGTGCACCGATGTCGGTTACCCGTCGCGTCGATATCCGCACCCGGTCAGCAGCACCGATGTCCCGCGACACGACGCCCTCGGGCCTTTACGCTGCTCTTTTCGTATCGCCGGCGGCGCTATTTCCGTGCGACGACCACGTCACGCACGATGGCGTGATCGACCCGGTGGACGAGTTCGTCGTAGCCGGGGCCGGTGACCACCGTGAGCCCCGCGCGGTCCAGGAGGTCGGCGAGTTTCTCGCGGGCCAGCACGTAGGTGTTGTAGGAGATGCCGATCGCGCCGCCCGGTCGCAGTACGCGGTTCCACACCGGGATGGCGGCGGCCAGCAGGTCGTGGGGGCTGCGGGCCAGCGAGTCGTCCTGAGCACGGCTGCCGTGTTGCACACCGTACGGTGCGTCCGTGACGATCAGGTCCACGGATTCGGCGCGCAAGAGCTCATCGGTACGCAGTGTGTCGGTGTTGTAGTAGTTGAGTCGGCGCGTGTCGCCCGCCTTGTAGGCCTCCTTGGTGGCGCCGTACTCGATTTCGAGGCGTTGCCCCAGCCGC
It encodes the following:
- a CDS encoding AAA family ATPase is translated as MHPTTTVTVLVGAPGSGKSMVSRALVADGITVLSLDEARAIRGEHEGDQKATPAAFTYVARQAHENLAAGRSVAIDGTGARRHDRIRWLQLAREHGAPATVLLVWAPLDVCLARNATRPEHRQAPEHVVARMWHTIDELTDADLVAEGFSRVDRVTTAPGSADDGE